From Pseudobdellovibrionaceae bacterium:
GGGAAAAGCAGGCTAGTATCCATGATAATTCTAAAATTTCTGGAATATCACTTTGTCTAAATAAAATACTGTTTTTGGGATTTAATCCACAAGCTAACCAAGTTGCAGTAACTTTATAAATATTGCTTTGTAAATCTAAAGACTTAGGCTGATTAATTAAAGAATGGTAATCAGCAATAAAAAATAAGCTCTCTTTAAAATATTTAGCGTATTTTAAAGCAGGCTTAATAGCTCCAAAATAATTACCAAAATGGGGAACGCCTGTGGGCTTTATGCCTGTTAAAATTCTTTGCTGTAAGTAATCTTCTGTTTTCATGATATAGATTTTCTGTATATTTTTTTGTAGTAGTGTTTTTTATTAAAAAAATAAATAAGGCTACATATGCAAAGCTTTACCGTCCACAGCTAAGGCCGCTTCTTTAATGGTTTCATTTAGTGTAGGGTGGGCATGAAAAGAGGAAGCCAAATCGGCAGTGGTTGCAGCAAACTCCATACAAATTACTGCTTCACCAATAAGTTCCGAAGCTTTTGGGCCAATAATATGTACTCCTAAAATTTTATCGGTGGTTTTATGAGATAAAATTTTTACAAAACCTTCTGTAGAGCCTAAAGCTTTTGCTCTACCATTGGCAGAAAAAGGAAAACTGCCTTTTTTATAATCCACTTTTTGCGATTTTAACTCTTCTTCTGTAAAACCTACAGAGGCCACTTCGGGGTCTGTATAAATAACACTGGGAATACAAATTTCTTTTACTAAACCACTATGGCCAAAAATATTTTCAGCCACCGCAACCCCTTCTTCTTCGGCTTTATGAGCTAACATTGCCCCTCCAATAACATCACCAATGGCATAAACAGAAGAACATGTGGTTTGAAACGAATTAGAAACAGGAATAAAACCACCTTTATCTAGAGTAACACCAATGGCTTTTAAATTAAGCCCCTCAGTAAAGGCTTGTCTTCCCACAGCCACTAGTAATACATCGGTTTTAGTGCTTTCTGTTTTTTTTGTTTTAAGGTCTTGAATTTCTATTTGTACTTTATTACCAGTGACTTTTGCAGAGGTAACTTGTTTTTCATTAACAATATTTAAACCTTGTTTATTTAAAATTTGTTTTAATTTTTTAGAAATTTGAAGGTCTGTGGGGCCTGCAATATTTTTACTATACTCTATAACAGTAACCTTTGTACCTAAGCGTGACCATACCGATCCTAACTCTAATCCAATAACACCAGCACCAATAATGCTCATTGTTTTAGGAATACTTTTTAAACTTAAAGCTTCTGTGGAAGAAATAATATATTTACCATCAAAATCTAAACCAGGCAGAGGCCTTGGAACACTACCGGTGGCAATTAAAATATTTTTTGCTTTAATAGTTTTTTTAGCTTCTTTTAGTGCTATTTCTGTGGAAGAAACAAACGAGCCAAAGTCATTAAATACAGTAATTTTATTTTTATTCATTAAGTATTTTATACCAGTGGTTAGTTCAGTAACTATTTTTGTTTTTCGCTCCATCATTTTTTGTAAATTAATTTTTAAACTTTTTATTTCTAAACCATGTTCCTCAAAATGCAAAGAGGCTTGTGCAAAATGTTCACTAGATTCCAGTAAAGCTTTAGAGGGAATACAACCTACATTTAAACAAGTTCCTCCAAGGCTAGAATCTTTTTCAATAATAGCCACTTTTAACCCCAATTGAGCCGCTTTAATAGCTGCCACATAACCACCAGGTCCAGAGCCAATGATTGCTAAATCAAACATAATATTCCTTTTCCATTATTTTTTTAGTAACCATTATTTGTTTTAATTTACCATCAATTTTTTTAAGTAATAATTAAGTTTACCAATTAAACTTCTAATAACAGTCGCGAAGGTTCTTCCATACATTCTTTTATGGTTTTTAAAAAGCCCACCGATTCTTTTCCATCAATAATGCAATGATCATAAGATAAAGTTACATACATCATTGGGCGAATAACCACCTCTCCATTAAGAGCAATAGGGCGTTCTTCAATTTTATGTAATCCTAAAATACCACTTTGAGGAGGATTTAAAATAGGAGTGGATAGTAAAGAACCAAAAACTCCACCATTACTAATAGTAAAAGTACCATTAGAAAGATCGTTTAAAGATAATCTCGAGTTTCGCGCTTTTTCTGCATAGTAAATAATAGATTGCTCAATTTCTGCAATAGAAAGTTTATGGGCTTGCTTAATTACAGGAACTAATAATCCCTTGTCACTACTAACAGCAACACCCATATTTACAAAATTACGATGAATAATATGATTATCTTTTATAGATCCATTTACAGAGGGATATCTTTTTAAAGCTTCTATACAGGCTTTAATAAAAAAGCCCATAAAACCTAATCTTACTCCATGTTTTTTTTCAAAAGCGGTTTTAAATGTTTTTCTTAAATTCATTATCGCACTCATATCGATTTCATTAAAAGTGCTAAGAGTGGCTGTTTGATTTTGTGATTCTAATAAGCGTTTTGCAATGGTTTGCCTTACTAAGCTCATAGGCACAAGAGTTTCTAATAAATCTTCTGTAAAAGCCACTTTTGGCAATTCTACTTTTATATTTTTCTTTGGAGGGGTGCTTGCACTAGGGGAGGAAGTATTACTAGCAACAGGATTTGTATTTTGTAGTTGCTGTAAGCTTTCTAACTTTCCCACTCGTGAATGCACTGGCGAATGCCCATTAGAGGGGTTAGTGGATGTTGCAGTGGAGGCAGAGCTTTCCTTTTTTTCTTCCACACTAGATTCTGAAGAGTTGGAAGAAGACGAAACACTTTGGTTATTACTAGTAGTAGATACTTTAGGGTTTGGATTTTTTGCTTGGGTATCTAAGTTAGCTAAAACTTCACCCACTTTAACAGTATCGCCGACTTGGTGTTTATGGGTTAATAGTCCGCTTTTTTCGGCAACCACTTCCATACTAGCTTTATCGGTTTCTAAAATTAGTATAATTTCATCTTTTTCTACAAACGAATTATCGGTTTTTGTCCATTCTGATAAAATGGCTTCTGTAATTGATTCACCGGCTTGAGGTACTTTGATATCCATAATAAATCCTTTTTTGGTTAGCTTTTTTTATATAACAAATGCTTTTTTTAAAGCATCTAAAAGTAATCGTTTTTGTTCCTTTAAATGCATACTACTAGAACCCTCGGCTGTACTAGCCATAGCTGGCCGACCTGCGTATTCAAAAGCAATATGATTTAAACCTAAAGTGTTTAATAAATTTTGCAAAGCTATATTAATATAAGAATAAGCCCCCATATTTTTAGGTTCTTCTTGTACCCAAATAATTTTTTTTAATTTAGGGTAAGCATTTATGTAACTGGTTAATTGTGTAATGTTTAAAGGATAAAGTTGCTCGATGCGAATAATCGAACATAAGTTTTGATTTTTTTTTGGAGCTTGTAATTTTAGTTCTTCTAATTCAAAAAATACTTTTCCAGAACATAGTATAACAGATTCTACTTTTTTAGGATCTACTAAATTAGGTTCTTCTAAAATTTCTTTAAACCCAGAGGAACAAAAGTCATCTATAGTAGATATATTTTTATGGTGTCTTAATAAAGATTTTGGTGACATTATAACTAAAGGTTTTTTAAAATTGGTTTTCATTTGTCTTCGCAAGGCATGAAATAAGTTAGCAGGAGTAGTTAAATTACACACTTGCATATTTCCTTGAGCGCAAAGTTGTAAAAAGCGTTCTAGTCTTGCACTAGAATGTTCGGGGCCTTGCCCTTCGTGTCCATGAGGTAATAGCAAAACTAAACCACTATAGCGATTCCATTTTTGCTCACCACTAGAAAGAAATTGGTCAATAATAACTTGTGCACCGTTAGCAAAATCTCCAAACTGTGCCTCCCAAATACTTAAAAAACTAGGATCTACAACCGAGTTACCATATTCATAAGCTAAAACAGCAAACTCCGATAAAGGACTATTGTAAACACAAAACTCCCCATTGTTTAAATTTATTTCTCTTAAAGGGTTGTATTCTTTATTATTAATTTGATCGGTAAATACAGCGTGTCTATGAGAGAAAGTTCCTCTTTTTACATCTTGTCCACTAAGGCGCACCGAAATACCCTCTTGCCTTAACGAAGCATAAGCTAAAAGTTCTGCGGTGGGCCAGTCGATTATATTATTGTTTAAATTTCCTTCCCTTTTATCTAAAAGTCTTTTTATTTTAGAATTTAAATTAAAATTTTCAGGTTCTTTAGAAAGGTATTTAATTAATTGGATTGCAGTGTCTTTGCTTATAGCTGTATGACAAGGTTTTAATATGTCTTCTTCTGTTCCAGAAATATATTTTTCCCATAAGTGGTTTGGTTTTTCTTTATTAGGGACATATTTATAATTAGGACTTTTAATTTTATCTAAAGTTTCTTGTAAATGGTTTGCTATTTTTTGTTCTTCTTTTTTTAATTCTTCTTCAGAAACAATATTTTGAATTTGTTTTCCGTATATAGTTTTTACTGTAGGGTGCTTAGATATAAGTTTGTATAATTCTGGTTGTGTAAATCGAGGTTCATCGGCTTCGTTGTGTCCAAAGCGTCTATAACCGGTAACTTCAATAATTATATCTTCTCCAAAAGTTTGTCTAAAATCAACAGCCATTTTCATAGCTTTTACACAGGCTTCAGCATTATCTGCGTTAACTAAAATTATAGGAGCTTTAATAGAGTGACCTAAATCAGAGCTATAACGGGTAGAGCGAGCATCTTCTGGATTAGTGGTAAACCCAATTTGATTATTTAAAATAATGTGAATACTTCCTCCTACAGTATAACCTTTAGGAAAGCTAAGTTGTAAAGTTTCACTAGAAACCCCTTGTCCAACAAAGGCGGCATCACCATGAATAAGTATAGGTATTACGCTTTTTCTTTTTAATGTATCTTTTCTAAAGCGTTGTTTAGCTCGCGCTTGTCCACAAACTACGGGGTTAATGGCTTCTAAGTGAGAAGGGTTAAAAGATAAAGAACAATGGAAGCTTCCTTGTGTGGTTTCGATATTAGAAGAATGACCTATGTGGTATTTTACATCACCGGTATAATTGTGAGACTCGGTATCGCTGTTAATAAATAAATTTAAAGTTTCTTCCACATCTTTTTGCATAAAAGTGGATAAAACATTTAGTCGACCTCTATGAGCCATTCCAATTACCCATTCTTCACAGCCTTGAGCTAACGAAAACTTTACACCCAAATCTAACATAGGAATTAAAACATCCACACCTTCAATAGAAAAGCGTTTTGCTCCTAAAAATCTTTGATGAATAAATTTTTCTAAATTTTCTGCTTTTATTAAATTAGATAGTATTTGTTTTTTGTATTCAGAGTTTAAAGTGAAAGGATTATTCTCCATTTGGTTATAAAACCATTCGCGCACCTCTGGTTTACAAGAGCTAGTTTGCACACTAATATTTTTACAATAGCTGTTTTCTAAATGAGCAATAATATCTTTTGCTTTACCTTTTGGTAGTAGAGGGTCTTTTAAAGTTTGCAATAAACTTTGATCTAAATCTTCTTTTGTTAATTGAAAATTACTAATATTAAATAAATCAATTTGTTTTTCATTTCTTAAAGTTTTATTAAAAAGAGAAATAGGAGTAAGCTCGGCTTTTAAATGTCCATAGTTTCTATAAAATTGAATGAGTTTAAAAAAATTTAAACTTTTTAAGTCTAAGTTACCACCTTTAGAATTAAATAAAACTTTAGAAAATTCTAATCCTTGAAAAAAATTTTTCCATTCCGAAGAAAGAGAAGGGTCTGTAGATTGAAATTTTTTATACTCTTGTTCGATATAATCTAGATTAGTAATATCTAAGTTTTTTTGAGTTTGAAAATTAATTATATCGTCCATTTTATTAGCCATTTCAATAGGTTAAATCTATAGTTAAGTACTAATATTAGAGTAGTTTTCTAAGGTTTTGATGTCAAAGTTTTTTCTTTTTTTCGATTAAAGCCTTTTTTTCAGGCACCCCTGCAGGCTGAGTCGTAAAAGCCTTTGTTTATCTAGTCAAATAGCTATTTTTTTAGCTCTCTGTTTGACTCTGATTTATTATATAGCAAAATTACTACAATGAGGAAAAAGAAAAGTATTAAAAAGACCACTGCCACTACTCAATCCACTTGGGAGAAGCCTGTATTTTCTGTGGATGGTAAATCAGTTAGTACGGGCAAGCTGGTTACAGGTTTAATCCTTTTCGTTTTTGCTTATTTAATAGCCAAAAAGATTAGTAGTTTGGTAGAAAAACGACTAATTTCTCGCTTACCTATAGAGGATAATTTAAAACATATTTGGAAAAGGGTGTCCTTTTATATATTGTTTTTCACCTTTGTTTTATTTATTTTAAATTTTCTTAATATACCCTTGACCATATTTACCGTTTTGGGTGGAGCTTTAGCTATTGGTGTAGGTTTTGGTTCGCAATCTTTAGTAAATAATTTTATTAGTGGCACTGTAATTTTACTGGCTAAACCCTTAAGAATTGGAGATGTAATTTCTGTAGATGACCTAACAGGAAGAGTGGAGTTTATAGGAGCCCGTAGCACTCGTATGAAAACTATGGAAAACACCCATATTGTAGTGCCCAATAGCCGGCTTTTAGAGAAGAATATTTTAAATTGGACCTTATCGGATAATATTATTAGAAGAAAGCTTTCCGTTGGGGTGGCTTATGGTTCGGATATACAAAAAGTTAAAAATTTACTAGATCAATTAATAGAAAGAGAA
This genomic window contains:
- the lpdA gene encoding dihydrolipoyl dehydrogenase, yielding MFDLAIIGSGPGGYVAAIKAAQLGLKVAIIEKDSSLGGTCLNVGCIPSKALLESSEHFAQASLHFEEHGLEIKSLKINLQKMMERKTKIVTELTTGIKYLMNKNKITVFNDFGSFVSSTEIALKEAKKTIKAKNILIATGSVPRPLPGLDFDGKYIISSTEALSLKSIPKTMSIIGAGVIGLELGSVWSRLGTKVTVIEYSKNIAGPTDLQISKKLKQILNKQGLNIVNEKQVTSAKVTGNKVQIEIQDLKTKKTESTKTDVLLVAVGRQAFTEGLNLKAIGVTLDKGGFIPVSNSFQTTCSSVYAIGDVIGGAMLAHKAEEEGVAVAENIFGHSGLVKEICIPSVIYTDPEVASVGFTEEELKSQKVDYKKGSFPFSANGRAKALGSTEGFVKILSHKTTDKILGVHIIGPKASELIGEAVICMEFAATTADLASSFHAHPTLNETIKEAALAVDGKALHM
- the odhB gene encoding 2-oxoglutarate dehydrogenase complex dihydrolipoyllysine-residue succinyltransferase, producing the protein MDIKVPQAGESITEAILSEWTKTDNSFVEKDEIILILETDKASMEVVAEKSGLLTHKHQVGDTVKVGEVLANLDTQAKNPNPKVSTTSNNQSVSSSSNSSESSVEEKKESSASTATSTNPSNGHSPVHSRVGKLESLQQLQNTNPVASNTSSPSASTPPKKNIKVELPKVAFTEDLLETLVPMSLVRQTIAKRLLESQNQTATLSTFNEIDMSAIMNLRKTFKTAFEKKHGVRLGFMGFFIKACIEALKRYPSVNGSIKDNHIIHRNFVNMGVAVSSDKGLLVPVIKQAHKLSIAEIEQSIIYYAEKARNSRLSLNDLSNGTFTISNGGVFGSLLSTPILNPPQSGILGLHKIEERPIALNGEVVIRPMMYVTLSYDHCIIDGKESVGFLKTIKECMEEPSRLLLEV
- a CDS encoding 2-oxoglutarate dehydrogenase E1 component — translated: MANKMDDIINFQTQKNLDITNLDYIEQEYKKFQSTDPSLSSEWKNFFQGLEFSKVLFNSKGGNLDLKSLNFFKLIQFYRNYGHLKAELTPISLFNKTLRNEKQIDLFNISNFQLTKEDLDQSLLQTLKDPLLPKGKAKDIIAHLENSYCKNISVQTSSCKPEVREWFYNQMENNPFTLNSEYKKQILSNLIKAENLEKFIHQRFLGAKRFSIEGVDVLIPMLDLGVKFSLAQGCEEWVIGMAHRGRLNVLSTFMQKDVEETLNLFINSDTESHNYTGDVKYHIGHSSNIETTQGSFHCSLSFNPSHLEAINPVVCGQARAKQRFRKDTLKRKSVIPILIHGDAAFVGQGVSSETLQLSFPKGYTVGGSIHIILNNQIGFTTNPEDARSTRYSSDLGHSIKAPIILVNADNAEACVKAMKMAVDFRQTFGEDIIIEVTGYRRFGHNEADEPRFTQPELYKLISKHPTVKTIYGKQIQNIVSEEELKKEEQKIANHLQETLDKIKSPNYKYVPNKEKPNHLWEKYISGTEEDILKPCHTAISKDTAIQLIKYLSKEPENFNLNSKIKRLLDKREGNLNNNIIDWPTAELLAYASLRQEGISVRLSGQDVKRGTFSHRHAVFTDQINNKEYNPLREINLNNGEFCVYNSPLSEFAVLAYEYGNSVVDPSFLSIWEAQFGDFANGAQVIIDQFLSSGEQKWNRYSGLVLLLPHGHEGQGPEHSSARLERFLQLCAQGNMQVCNLTTPANLFHALRRQMKTNFKKPLVIMSPKSLLRHHKNISTIDDFCSSGFKEILEEPNLVDPKKVESVILCSGKVFFELEELKLQAPKKNQNLCSIIRIEQLYPLNITQLTSYINAYPKLKKIIWVQEEPKNMGAYSYINIALQNLLNTLGLNHIAFEYAGRPAMASTAEGSSSMHLKEQKRLLLDALKKAFVI
- a CDS encoding mechanosensitive ion channel — translated: MRKKKSIKKTTATTQSTWEKPVFSVDGKSVSTGKLVTGLILFVFAYLIAKKISSLVEKRLISRLPIEDNLKHIWKRVSFYILFFTFVLFILNFLNIPLTIFTVLGGALAIGVGFGSQSLVNNFISGTVILLAKPLRIGDVISVDDLTGRVEFIGARSTRMKTMENTHIVVPNSRLLEKNILNWTLSDNIIRRKLSVGVAYGSDIQKVKNLLDQLIERESRVLAKPRPIVLFNNFGDNSLEFIVYFWARLPYNLIDLDKLASSLRFEIYEVFKQNSIVIAFPQRDVHLNTSTPLQIELKNQ